In Paenibacillus larvae subsp. larvae, the following proteins share a genomic window:
- a CDS encoding ankyrin repeat domain-containing protein: MNDELIFLAEKGDTENVLNLLNDGADINATDGHGRTAVMAATYNNKVDTVKVLILKGADINIRDNNLDNVLLYAGAEGLLEIVKLAIDAGADTKITNRFGGTALIPASERGHVDIVKELLTHSDIDVNHVNNLYWTALLEAVILGDGGENYQKIIQLLVDHGADVHIGDRDGIPPLKHAQKRGFQEIESILKKSGA, from the coding sequence ATGAACGATGAATTGATCTTTTTGGCGGAAAAAGGAGATACTGAAAACGTTCTAAACCTGCTTAATGACGGAGCAGACATCAATGCAACGGATGGACATGGGAGAACAGCCGTTATGGCAGCGACTTATAACAACAAGGTAGATACGGTAAAGGTACTTATCCTAAAGGGGGCGGATATTAACATTCGTGATAACAACTTAGATAACGTACTCTTATATGCTGGTGCCGAAGGATTGCTCGAAATCGTAAAACTGGCGATTGATGCAGGTGCTGATACAAAAATTACGAACCGGTTTGGGGGTACGGCTCTCATCCCTGCTTCAGAACGGGGGCACGTAGATATCGTTAAAGAACTTCTTACTCATTCGGATATTGATGTAAACCATGTTAATAATTTATATTGGACGGCATTATTGGAAGCGGTAATTCTAGGCGATGGAGGAGAGAATTATCAAAAAATCATACAACTGTTGGTCGATCATGGTGCTGATGTCCATATTGGTGATAGAGATGGGATACCTCCTTTGAAACATGCTCAAAAACGTGGATTTCAAGAAATTGAAAGTATATTAAAAAAATCGGGGGCATAA
- a CDS encoding arylamine N-acetyltransferase, giving the protein MSANEIVDRFLNYLEVSRRDIDISLLNDLIRNHQLKVRWENVTKILDYERGYLTNEFLPPVEKYFNRIMNDGYGGACWTISTGFYWLLKQLGFHVHYLYMEPGHLCLRVDLDQPYYVDVGYCAPLFQAYPIFVSFVASDNRETFEYTVSTDGIKIVRTPGPTKTLNTNPVQLEHMRPLIIKSNDWSTSSFLKDILIFGYIGNIPASLTNNTLKQYFPGEKIKKELNTEELEYWITKRFNMNYELYKEAINIFNRRRNK; this is encoded by the coding sequence ATGAGTGCGAATGAGATTGTCGATAGATTTTTGAACTACTTAGAGGTTTCAAGGAGAGACATTGATATTTCCTTGCTGAATGATCTTATTAGAAATCATCAATTAAAAGTCAGATGGGAGAACGTAACGAAAATTTTGGACTATGAACGTGGTTATTTAACGAATGAATTTCTTCCCCCCGTTGAGAAATACTTTAATCGAATCATGAATGACGGATATGGCGGTGCTTGCTGGACAATATCTACAGGATTTTATTGGCTTTTAAAACAGCTGGGGTTTCATGTCCATTATCTGTACATGGAACCCGGCCATCTGTGTTTACGTGTTGATCTGGATCAGCCATACTATGTGGACGTTGGTTATTGTGCTCCCTTGTTCCAGGCCTATCCAATATTTGTGTCGTTTGTCGCAAGCGATAACAGGGAAACTTTTGAATATACAGTTTCCACAGACGGGATAAAAATTGTAAGAACTCCGGGACCAACTAAAACACTAAATACGAATCCGGTTCAACTTGAACATATGCGGCCCCTCATAATTAAATCAAATGATTGGAGCACATCGTCCTTCCTCAAAGATATTCTGATTTTTGGATACATTGGCAACATTCCTGCCTCACTAACAAACAATACATTGAAACAATATTTTCCGGGCGAAAAAATAAAAAAAGAATTGAATACAGAAGAGCTTGAATATTGGATAACCAAACGCTTTAATATGAATTATGAACTCTATAAGGAAGCTATCAACATCTTTAACAGAAGAAGAAATAAATGA
- a CDS encoding GNAT family N-acetyltransferase, with translation MLYLLDKSDYPKVKHLVRTKEEKSDVPLNAVINGTNVGNIYVDDPDHPKAALVDAVGTTCFLIGDASSPVFGEHLKDCIENQLKDQCLESGGSYFIATLFDKEWEKVLENAISHREYEPDYEFYHEFDKDKFNKVKSNYRSLTNEYTIKRMDKELIQNDSDDTLRSCLSDFWDSIDDFLTKGVGFCVIKDEQVISSCFTCYVDGNNHEISVETYDEEEQNKGLATKACEVYLEYCIENGITPHWSTFETNVESVNLASKLGFEYRFKLKTYEFEY, from the coding sequence ATGCTGTATCTATTGGATAAATCGGATTATCCCAAAGTAAAGCATTTAGTCAGGACGAAAGAGGAAAAGAGTGATGTGCCTCTCAATGCAGTGATTAACGGAACGAATGTAGGAAATATTTATGTAGATGATCCTGATCACCCCAAAGCAGCTTTGGTAGATGCCGTAGGAACTACTTGTTTTTTAATTGGTGATGCCAGTAGTCCAGTGTTTGGGGAACATTTAAAGGATTGCATTGAAAATCAACTGAAAGATCAATGTCTGGAAAGTGGGGGCAGTTACTTTATCGCCACATTGTTTGATAAAGAATGGGAAAAGGTTCTGGAAAATGCCATCTCTCACAGGGAATATGAACCGGATTATGAGTTCTACCATGAATTTGACAAAGATAAATTTAACAAAGTAAAGAGCAATTACCGCTCTCTGACGAATGAGTATACCATTAAAAGAATGGATAAAGAATTGATTCAAAATGATTCAGATGACACGCTGCGTTCCTGTCTAAGTGATTTTTGGGATTCAATTGATGATTTTTTGACAAAAGGTGTCGGTTTTTGCGTTATTAAAGATGAACAAGTGATTAGTTCATGCTTCACCTGCTACGTAGATGGAAACAATCATGAGATTTCGGTTGAAACCTATGATGAAGAGGAACAGAATAAAGGGCTTGCAACAAAAGCATGTGAAGTCTACTTGGAATATTGCATAGAGAACGGAATTACACCTCATTGGTCAACATTTGAAACGAATGTGGAGTCAGTAAACCTGGCAAGTAAGCTGGGATTTGAATATAGGTTTAAACTTAAAACCTATGAATTTGAATATTAA
- a CDS encoding hybrid non-ribosomal peptide synthetase/type I polyketide synthase, with amino-acid sequence MRKINKSEVEDIISLTPVQEGMLFHYLQDPDSEDYHEQLCMNISGCIDLDMFQAAWNVVIRTNEMLRTIFRWEQVKQPVQIVLKEHGLHMRFVDIEQETPSQQASILAKEKRKDLQQKFNLQDVPFRISLFKQDVNTYTMLVSNHHILYDGWSNAIILKEFFTAYDHLSQQKEIMGKPKTKFKEFIKWLQSHDESKEKAFWQEYLKDIEESRPLSITRKNSLSERVIDYEKIGFSAETKRELESFAAEHELTLASIFFSAWGILLQRYKNSEDILFGTTVSGRPSSLRGCEDIVGLFINTIPLRVTYLDGISILEFLKRTNKDMQAREEYEHTSIVNIKEYGKFKHTSELFDTVMVIENYPLDQRLTSRYGQLNIDSYSSVEQTNYNLLISLEIHDDIRVDVSYNTGLYEQPFIAKMLKHFRNIVLGMVRYPENFLSDIEIISENEKSQILDEFNNTNSEYIRDKTVHEWFEEQVQKTPHHIAVVCGDEQITYRELNERANRLAHLLRNKGVEGDTIVGLMMERSIELVTAIIGILKAGGAYLPIDPSYPSNRISYMLQDSKAQVLIVDHKADKMDYGIDIVDIHQPDIEFLPSNNLPIEITDSHLVYVLYTSGSTGKPKGVLIEHRNLVNLLIWYINNHGIEEKTHIPFMTNYVFDPSAEQIFAPLIRGGTVYCIKQELLFNTEQFLNYLQQHELGLIDVTPVLLRELLYDKKNDIGLKRVIAGGERLDNQLKNQIIKNGFTLYNGYGPTETTVEVIFTKCELDRDVVLGKPIDNVNIYILHKHDELQPVGVVGELCIAGPAVGRGYLNKPELTKQRFVSDPFCPEQRMFRTGDLARWLPDGSIEYMGRQDDQVKINGVRIELQEIESSLLKHPQIKDAIVVLRENKQGEKYAAAYCVSEGIDLSHDEIKDFLRNILPDNMIPSCFVLMEKLPLLPSGKVDRAALPEPKGFVSNRAKLYIEPEKELEKAIAQIWKEALGIEQVGLHDNFFDIGGNSLKLIRVYGRLQALTSKEVTIADMFANPTVSTLSDFLSGKDQDKGENESLPAPESTPGMEIAVIGMAGRFPGAGSVDEFWSNLKNEVESIQLYSDHELRQLGINSEMLDNPAFVKTAGGILQDKDCFDASFFGYSSKEAELMDPQMRLLHECVWEALEHSGYNPESYPGKIGLYAGASDDFYWTSLISNNTTSSIDQYKAAILTRKDFLCTNISYKLNLRGPSYTVQTGCSTSLVAIVNAYQALQGGDCHMAVAGGVTIYPEPIAGYVFQDGMIFSPDGHCRAFDEKAQGTVPGEGVGVVVLKRLQAAIEDGDYIHAVIKGVATNNDGYRKVGFTAPSIEGQTEVIQAAHRMAEVEAESIAYVEAHGTATTLGDPVELEALRRAFHSEHTGFCAIGSVKTNIGHLDAAAGVAGFIKTVLALKHREIPASLHFHNPTPKFDFSNSPFYVNSSTSEWKHDKYPMRAGVSSFGIGGTNAHIVLEEAVHALSAGKNELCLIPLSARTEEALDLMSANLAEFVKENPAVSLSHVAYTLQTGRKAFRYRKTIVCSTHDEAASLLTSQGIPGTFTAKAKENPPVVFMFPGQGSQHVKMGFELYGHEPAFHEEMDRCFDILNELGAAAIKDILYPKLETEQAAEQIIQTEIAQPAIFIIEYALARLLMKRGISPSAMIGHSLGEYVAACISGVLSLEDALRLVTARGKWIQEMRTGSMLSVPLSKEEVEPLLNENISIAAVNAPAQCVISGDELLIDQLEKQLTDQGHTVKRLRTSHAFHSKLMDPVLERFKAEMQKIRLNPPQIPYISNVTGTWITAEEATDPNYWVKHLRETVYFDQGICELLDLQEAIFIETGPGRTLTSWVNRRKKGKAGQTAVSMSDNSQAAYLDRHHLLSALGKLWSLGINLNWNELYKDSEKMFRIPLPTYPFERKRYWPKDTPKAAKLENQMMERTSLEKKQEISDWFYMPSWERSATHHYNGDEKAVTCWLIFADGPGIGEYMAERLKKDHRHVITVDIGTGFRKISEQEYVMDPGIPANYQALFSELQASGRFPDRIIHLWSISSSSTSQLTVSQLQLAQDAGFYSCMYIAQSIGLLKVTKQIRMAVITSNMQDVTGEEALNPEQATVLGFVKICPLEYANISCQSIDITTNIETPDLIERILGDISAPQPDLMIAYRGSYRWTPLYKQVQLDNNGLSAERLKENGVYLITGGMGGIGFAMAQHLSKRIRANYVLLGRSPFPDRQSWSDYLTARDAHESTIKKIRGIQGMEENGSEVMIVSADLSCSEQMEEAIARIRARFGKINGVIHAAGIADYEGIIQNRTKEMSEKILAPKVKGTLILDSLLEDEELDFLVLFSSNGNMSYHYKFGQVSYNAANEFLDAYANYKRASSKAYTVSINWCDWKDVGMSVEAAEKWGERLKTDTQTLLKAAITISEGMDVINYVLSSLLSRVIVSPVDLQAEIAFEEASFLKMVKDQETYSLKEQGAETDRHMPAKTGEIQNTLISIWTDLLGDEEIGIHDNVFDLGANSLDMIQANSRLKAIMKQDIPIVTMYTYPTIHTLAEHLTRGEEAEQKPKEDKLNKQKSIMNKTLAKLKSHS; translated from the coding sequence ATGAGGAAAATCAATAAAAGTGAAGTAGAAGATATCATCAGCTTAACTCCTGTTCAAGAAGGAATGCTGTTTCATTATTTACAGGACCCGGACTCGGAAGATTACCATGAGCAGCTATGCATGAATATATCCGGCTGTATTGATCTGGATATGTTTCAGGCCGCTTGGAACGTGGTCATCAGAACCAATGAAATGTTAAGAACCATATTCAGATGGGAACAGGTCAAGCAGCCTGTTCAAATTGTCCTCAAAGAACACGGGCTGCATATGAGATTCGTGGACATTGAGCAGGAAACACCCAGTCAGCAAGCCTCTATCTTAGCAAAAGAAAAACGTAAAGATCTGCAACAAAAATTCAATTTGCAGGATGTTCCTTTTCGCATTAGCTTATTTAAACAAGACGTCAATACATATACCATGCTCGTAAGCAATCATCACATACTTTATGACGGTTGGAGCAATGCAATTATCCTCAAGGAATTTTTCACAGCTTATGATCACTTATCCCAGCAAAAAGAAATCATGGGCAAACCAAAAACAAAATTCAAAGAGTTTATCAAATGGTTACAGAGCCATGATGAGAGCAAAGAAAAAGCGTTTTGGCAGGAGTATTTAAAAGATATAGAAGAAAGCAGACCTTTGTCGATAACAAGAAAAAACAGCTTATCCGAACGAGTTATTGATTATGAAAAAATAGGGTTTTCTGCTGAAACAAAACGTGAATTGGAATCGTTTGCGGCCGAACATGAACTGACCCTGGCCTCCATATTCTTCAGCGCATGGGGAATTCTGCTGCAGAGATATAAGAACAGCGAAGATATCCTGTTTGGTACTACCGTTTCAGGAAGACCTTCCAGCCTAAGAGGTTGTGAGGATATAGTCGGTTTATTCATTAATACGATTCCCCTGCGGGTAACTTACCTGGACGGAATAAGCATTTTGGAATTCCTGAAAAGAACGAACAAAGATATGCAAGCACGGGAGGAGTATGAGCATACTTCAATCGTAAATATTAAAGAATACGGTAAATTCAAACATACATCAGAGCTTTTTGATACGGTAATGGTAATTGAAAATTATCCGCTTGATCAGAGGCTTACGTCCCGTTATGGACAGCTTAATATAGATTCTTATTCTTCAGTTGAACAAACAAACTATAATCTGTTGATTTCATTGGAAATTCATGATGATATCCGGGTGGATGTAAGCTACAATACCGGCCTTTATGAACAGCCATTCATAGCGAAAATGCTGAAGCATTTTAGAAACATAGTTCTTGGCATGGTTCGTTATCCGGAGAATTTTCTGTCTGACATTGAAATCATCTCTGAGAACGAAAAATCGCAAATTCTCGACGAGTTCAATAATACCAACTCGGAATATATCCGGGACAAAACGGTACACGAATGGTTCGAGGAGCAGGTTCAAAAGACTCCCCATCATATTGCCGTAGTATGCGGGGATGAGCAAATTACTTACAGAGAATTAAATGAAAGAGCCAATCGCCTTGCCCATTTGCTGCGCAACAAAGGGGTGGAGGGGGATACCATTGTTGGGCTCATGATGGAGCGATCCATTGAATTGGTTACAGCAATTATCGGTATTTTGAAAGCTGGAGGCGCCTATCTGCCAATTGACCCTAGCTATCCATCCAACCGGATTTCATATATGCTGCAGGATAGCAAGGCCCAAGTTCTTATAGTAGACCATAAAGCGGACAAGATGGATTATGGTATAGATATTGTTGATATCCATCAACCGGATATTGAATTCCTCCCAAGCAATAATCTGCCTATTGAGATTACGGATAGCCATCTGGTATATGTTCTTTATACTTCCGGTTCTACCGGCAAACCAAAAGGAGTTTTGATAGAACACCGAAATCTTGTCAATTTGCTTATATGGTACATCAATAATCATGGAATTGAAGAAAAAACGCACATTCCATTCATGACGAATTATGTATTTGATCCAAGCGCAGAGCAAATCTTTGCTCCATTAATCCGGGGAGGAACTGTTTACTGTATCAAACAGGAACTTTTATTCAATACGGAACAATTTTTAAATTATCTACAACAGCACGAATTAGGCTTGATCGATGTAACGCCAGTTTTGCTGCGGGAACTCTTGTACGATAAAAAGAATGACATTGGGTTAAAGAGAGTGATTGCCGGCGGTGAAAGACTGGATAATCAGCTCAAAAACCAAATAATCAAAAACGGATTTACCCTATACAATGGGTATGGTCCTACTGAAACAACAGTAGAGGTGATATTTACTAAATGTGAGCTTGATAGGGATGTTGTTTTAGGAAAACCGATTGATAATGTCAACATATATATCCTGCATAAGCACGATGAGCTGCAGCCAGTTGGTGTTGTGGGCGAATTATGTATTGCCGGTCCTGCAGTGGGTCGTGGCTATCTAAATAAGCCTGAGCTCACAAAACAAAGGTTTGTTTCCGATCCGTTTTGTCCCGAGCAGCGGATGTTTCGTACCGGTGATTTAGCGAGATGGCTCCCGGACGGAAGTATTGAGTATATGGGCAGACAGGATGATCAAGTCAAGATTAACGGGGTCAGAATTGAATTGCAAGAGATTGAATCCAGTCTGCTCAAGCATCCGCAAATCAAAGACGCTATTGTTGTTCTAAGAGAAAATAAACAAGGGGAGAAATATGCAGCCGCCTATTGTGTAAGTGAGGGCATTGATTTAAGCCACGATGAAATAAAGGATTTTTTGAGAAATATACTGCCGGATAACATGATCCCATCCTGTTTTGTCCTGATGGAAAAATTGCCGCTATTGCCAAGCGGAAAAGTAGACCGGGCAGCACTGCCTGAACCAAAGGGATTTGTAAGCAACCGGGCGAAACTGTATATCGAACCTGAAAAAGAGCTGGAGAAAGCCATTGCTCAGATTTGGAAGGAAGCGCTTGGCATTGAGCAGGTGGGACTCCATGATAACTTTTTTGATATTGGCGGTAATTCACTAAAATTAATCCGTGTTTATGGAAGATTACAAGCGCTTACCTCTAAAGAAGTAACAATTGCCGACATGTTTGCTAACCCGACGGTAAGCACGCTATCTGATTTTTTATCGGGAAAGGATCAGGATAAAGGAGAAAACGAGAGTCTTCCGGCACCTGAAAGTACACCGGGAATGGAAATTGCGGTAATCGGAATGGCCGGAAGGTTTCCTGGAGCGGGAAGTGTTGATGAATTTTGGTCCAACTTGAAAAACGAGGTAGAATCCATCCAGTTATACTCGGATCATGAACTAAGACAGCTTGGTATCAATTCTGAGATGCTTGATAATCCCGCGTTTGTGAAGACGGCGGGCGGAATATTACAGGATAAGGATTGCTTTGACGCTTCTTTTTTTGGCTACTCTTCGAAAGAAGCGGAACTTATGGACCCGCAAATGAGACTGTTGCACGAGTGTGTATGGGAAGCACTTGAGCATTCCGGATATAATCCCGAAAGTTATCCCGGTAAGATCGGGCTTTACGCAGGGGCATCGGATGATTTTTACTGGACGTCGCTGATATCGAATAATACGACTTCTTCTATCGATCAATATAAAGCGGCCATCTTGACGAGAAAAGATTTCTTATGCACGAATATATCTTATAAATTGAACTTGAGAGGACCAAGCTATACGGTGCAAACAGGATGTTCCACTTCCCTTGTTGCGATTGTAAATGCTTATCAGGCTTTGCAAGGCGGAGATTGCCACATGGCTGTAGCAGGGGGGGTAACCATTTACCCTGAACCGATAGCCGGATATGTTTTTCAAGACGGCATGATTTTCTCTCCTGACGGACATTGCCGGGCTTTTGACGAGAAAGCACAAGGAACCGTCCCGGGAGAAGGAGTGGGAGTGGTCGTACTCAAACGACTCCAGGCCGCTATCGAAGACGGGGATTACATTCACGCTGTAATTAAGGGTGTTGCAACGAATAATGACGGGTATCGAAAGGTCGGATTTACAGCACCCAGCATTGAAGGACAGACAGAAGTGATTCAGGCCGCACATAGGATGGCGGAAGTGGAGGCAGAAAGCATTGCTTACGTGGAAGCCCACGGGACCGCTACGACATTGGGCGATCCTGTCGAACTTGAGGCATTGAGGAGAGCTTTTCATTCGGAACATACCGGGTTTTGCGCAATCGGGTCGGTTAAAACCAACATCGGTCATCTCGATGCGGCAGCTGGTGTGGCTGGATTTATAAAAACCGTACTTGCACTTAAACATAGGGAAATCCCGGCGAGTTTACATTTCCATAATCCGACTCCGAAATTTGATTTCAGCAACAGCCCATTTTATGTGAATTCGTCTACATCGGAATGGAAGCATGACAAATATCCGATGCGGGCAGGAGTCAGTTCTTTTGGAATCGGGGGAACCAACGCCCATATCGTATTGGAAGAAGCTGTTCATGCCCTGTCTGCCGGAAAAAATGAATTATGCTTAATTCCATTGTCTGCTCGTACGGAAGAAGCACTTGATTTGATGAGCGCCAATCTTGCGGAATTTGTAAAGGAAAATCCTGCTGTTAGTCTTTCCCATGTGGCATACACATTACAAACCGGAAGAAAAGCGTTTAGGTACCGGAAAACGATCGTTTGCTCAACTCATGATGAAGCGGCAAGCCTGCTGACTTCCCAAGGAATACCGGGTACCTTTACGGCAAAAGCCAAAGAGAACCCTCCGGTTGTTTTTATGTTCCCGGGCCAAGGTTCGCAGCACGTCAAAATGGGATTTGAACTATACGGGCATGAACCTGCTTTCCATGAAGAGATGGACCGTTGCTTTGACATTTTAAACGAATTAGGGGCCGCTGCCATTAAGGATATTCTTTATCCAAAACTGGAAACGGAGCAGGCAGCTGAACAAATCATTCAAACGGAAATTGCACAACCGGCGATATTTATCATTGAGTATGCCCTGGCGCGTTTACTGATGAAACGGGGGATTTCTCCTTCCGCTATGATTGGGCATAGTCTGGGAGAGTATGTTGCGGCATGCATTTCAGGTGTGCTCTCTTTGGAAGACGCTCTACGGCTCGTTACGGCAAGAGGAAAATGGATACAGGAGATGCGAACAGGTTCTATGCTCAGCGTTCCGCTTTCCAAAGAAGAAGTGGAGCCTCTTCTCAATGAGAATATATCGATTGCCGCAGTAAATGCACCGGCCCAATGTGTCATTTCCGGGGACGAATTGTTGATTGATCAGTTAGAGAAACAATTGACAGACCAAGGTCATACTGTAAAACGGCTCAGAACGTCGCATGCATTCCATTCTAAATTAATGGACCCGGTGTTGGAGAGATTTAAAGCCGAGATGCAGAAAATTCGCCTTAATCCGCCGCAAATTCCTTATATATCCAATGTGACAGGCACCTGGATTACAGCGGAGGAAGCGACAGACCCGAATTATTGGGTGAAACACCTCCGGGAAACAGTATATTTTGATCAGGGGATTTGTGAATTACTGGATTTGCAGGAAGCTATTTTCATCGAAACAGGGCCGGGCAGAACGCTAACATCATGGGTCAACCGCCGGAAGAAAGGGAAAGCGGGGCAAACGGCCGTCAGCATGTCGGATAATTCGCAGGCCGCTTACTTGGACCGCCATCACCTACTGTCAGCATTAGGGAAATTGTGGTCTCTTGGGATAAACTTGAATTGGAATGAGCTTTATAAAGATTCTGAAAAGATGTTTCGTATACCTCTTCCTACGTATCCATTCGAACGTAAACGTTATTGGCCTAAAGATACGCCAAAAGCTGCAAAGTTGGAAAATCAAATGATGGAACGTACAAGTTTGGAGAAAAAACAGGAAATTTCCGATTGGTTTTATATGCCTTCCTGGGAACGTTCAGCAACCCATCATTATAATGGCGATGAGAAAGCAGTAACCTGCTGGCTGATTTTTGCAGATGGGCCGGGCATTGGAGAATACATGGCGGAAAGGCTGAAAAAAGATCATAGGCACGTAATAACAGTCGATATTGGAACCGGATTCAGAAAAATCAGTGAACAAGAGTATGTTATGGACCCGGGTATTCCAGCAAATTATCAGGCTTTGTTCAGCGAACTTCAGGCCAGCGGCAGGTTTCCTGACCGGATCATCCATTTATGGAGCATCTCCAGCAGTAGTACAAGCCAATTGACCGTATCGCAACTACAGCTGGCACAGGATGCAGGATTTTACAGCTGCATGTACATCGCACAATCGATTGGACTTCTAAAAGTTACAAAGCAGATCAGAATGGCAGTAATCACAAGTAATATGCAGGATGTGACCGGGGAAGAGGCGTTAAATCCGGAACAAGCAACGGTATTGGGGTTTGTGAAAATATGCCCGCTTGAATACGCGAATATTAGCTGCCAAAGTATTGATATAACAACTAATATAGAGACTCCTGACTTGATTGAACGAATACTTGGGGATATTTCCGCACCGCAACCCGATTTGATGATAGCCTATCGTGGCTCATACCGCTGGACTCCATTATATAAGCAGGTACAGCTGGACAATAACGGATTATCGGCAGAGCGTCTTAAAGAAAATGGAGTCTATTTGATTACGGGAGGAATGGGCGGTATCGGATTTGCAATGGCGCAGCATCTTTCGAAACGCATTCGGGCGAATTACGTCCTGTTGGGACGCTCCCCATTCCCGGACCGGCAATCGTGGTCCGATTACCTGACTGCTCGGGACGCACATGAAAGTACAATTAAAAAGATTCGCGGAATCCAGGGGATGGAGGAGAACGGATCAGAAGTGATGATCGTAAGTGCCGATCTTTCTTGTTCTGAACAGATGGAGGAGGCAATCGCCCGAATTAGAGCCCGATTTGGAAAAATCAATGGGGTTATTCATGCTGCCGGCATTGCGGACTACGAAGGCATTATTCAAAACCGCACAAAGGAGATGAGTGAGAAAATACTTGCCCCAAAAGTAAAAGGAACGCTCATTCTCGATTCATTGTTGGAGGATGAGGAACTGGACTTCCTTGTTCTGTTCTCATCCAATGGCAACATGTCCTACCATTATAAATTCGGGCAGGTCAGCTACAATGCGGCAAACGAATTTCTGGACGCCTATGCAAACTATAAACGGGCTTCAAGCAAAGCGTACACTGTTTCGATTAACTGGTGCGACTGGAAGGACGTCGGCATGTCGGTGGAAGCAGCTGAAAAGTGGGGGGAACGGTTGAAAACGGATACCCAAACGTTGCTGAAAGCTGCCATAACTATATCCGAAGGGATGGATGTAATAAATTACGTACTATCCAGCTTGCTATCCAGAGTCATAGTTTCGCCAGTGGACTTACAGGCAGAGATAGCGTTTGAAGAAGCAAGTTTCCTGAAGATGGTGAAAGATCAGGAAACTTATTCCCTGAAAGAGCAGGGGGCTGAAACAGACCGCCATATGCCTGCCAAAACAGGTGAAATTCAAAACACGCTGATTTCAATCTGGACGGACCTGCTTGGAGATGAGGAGATCGGAATTCATGATAATGTCTTTGATCTGGGAGCAAATTCGTTGGATATGATTCAGGCCAACAGCAGATTGAAAGCGATTATGAAGCAGGACATTCCGATTGTAACCATGTATACGTATCCAACCATTCATACGCTTGCAGAGCATTTAACACGCGGCGAAGAAGCAGAGCAAAAACCGAAAGAAGATAAGCTGAATAAACAAAAATCCATTATGAATAAGACACTAGCCAAGCTAAAAAGCCATTCGTGA